A single Anatilimnocola floriformis DNA region contains:
- the prmC gene encoding peptide chain release factor N(5)-glutamine methyltransferase, which yields MSTAETWTINRLLTWTADYFKKQQMESPRLEAEVLLGYALGCPRIALYTRFEEIVNDENRAKFREFVKNRVAGMPVAYIVGKKEFYSLNFNVTRDTLIPRPETEHLVIAILDSLKTWPANSALQVADVGTGSGAIAITVAKQAKTSQVTAIDASKGAAEVARKNATELGVADRVKVVLGDLLSGVDPQQKFHAVAANLPYVSDAEFEQLDKTVKDFEPKSALVSGPHGTELIAKLIPQAAAHLHAGGLLALEVSPMIADKVGALLNANGNYEPAAIIKDLAGHKRIVTAKRK from the coding sequence ATGAGCACTGCGGAAACTTGGACGATCAATCGCCTGCTGACTTGGACGGCTGACTATTTCAAGAAGCAGCAGATGGAATCGCCGCGACTGGAAGCGGAAGTACTGCTCGGCTATGCGCTGGGTTGCCCGCGAATCGCGCTCTATACGCGCTTCGAAGAGATCGTTAACGACGAAAATCGAGCGAAGTTTCGCGAGTTCGTGAAGAACCGCGTAGCCGGCATGCCCGTCGCGTACATCGTGGGGAAGAAAGAGTTTTACTCGCTCAACTTCAATGTCACGCGCGACACGCTCATTCCGCGTCCTGAGACCGAACACCTCGTCATCGCCATTCTCGATTCGCTGAAGACCTGGCCTGCGAACTCTGCCTTGCAAGTCGCCGACGTCGGCACTGGCAGCGGCGCGATTGCGATCACGGTGGCGAAGCAAGCGAAGACTTCTCAGGTAACCGCCATCGACGCGAGTAAGGGAGCCGCTGAGGTCGCTCGTAAAAACGCGACTGAATTGGGCGTCGCCGACCGCGTGAAGGTTGTCCTCGGTGATCTGCTGAGCGGCGTGGATCCACAGCAAAAGTTCCACGCCGTGGCAGCGAACTTGCCGTACGTCAGCGATGCTGAATTTGAGCAACTCGACAAGACCGTCAAGGACTTCGAACCAAAATCGGCCCTCGTCTCTGGGCCACATGGAACAGAGTTGATCGCCAAACTCATTCCGCAAGCGGCAGCACATCTTCACGCCGGCGGGCTGCTCGCGCTCGAAGTCAGCCCCATGATCGCCGACAAAGTCGGTGCCTTGCTCAATGCCAATGGCAACTACGAGCCCGCTGCGATTATCAAGGACTTGGCCGGTCACAAACGCATCGTCACGGCAAAGCGGAAGTAA
- the prfA gene encoding peptide chain release factor 1 has protein sequence MRDDLEKQLVRFEDLEKQMSDPEVLAQGAKLAAIAREHGTLAKVATKYRRFKQLVAEIEELRKMLTSPSEEERELAEAELPSIREHREQLWGELLDMTVGGEDANRLRCVMEIRAGVGGDEGALFAHDLFQMYKRHADKRGWKVEIMEAYPTEMGGFKEIILTIEGEGSYRELQYESGGHRVQRVPETEAKGRVHTSAATVAVLPEVEDVEVNLKPEDYRIDKTCASGPGGQHVNKTESAVRLTHFETGVVVFMQEEKSQHKNLAKAMRILKSRVYDIYQQRDRAARAAERKSLIGSGDRSERIRTYNFPENRLTDHRIGLTLYKLDQIIAGELQPVTDALIEHDRNALRSAMGGLD, from the coding sequence ATGCGTGACGATCTAGAAAAACAGCTGGTCCGGTTCGAAGACCTCGAAAAGCAGATGTCTGACCCGGAGGTGCTGGCCCAGGGTGCGAAGCTAGCCGCAATCGCACGCGAGCACGGCACACTCGCCAAAGTGGCGACCAAGTATCGCCGCTTCAAACAGCTTGTCGCCGAAATCGAAGAGCTGCGGAAGATGCTGACCAGTCCCAGCGAGGAAGAGCGCGAACTGGCCGAAGCAGAACTCCCCTCGATTCGTGAACATCGCGAACAACTCTGGGGCGAACTCCTCGACATGACCGTCGGCGGCGAAGACGCCAACCGGTTGCGCTGCGTGATGGAAATTCGCGCGGGTGTGGGCGGCGACGAAGGTGCGCTCTTTGCCCACGACTTGTTCCAGATGTACAAGCGGCACGCGGACAAGCGCGGCTGGAAAGTCGAAATCATGGAAGCCTACCCAACCGAAATGGGCGGCTTCAAAGAAATCATCCTGACGATCGAAGGCGAAGGAAGCTACCGCGAGCTGCAATACGAATCGGGTGGCCATCGCGTGCAGCGCGTCCCCGAAACCGAAGCGAAGGGGCGCGTGCATACCTCGGCGGCCACCGTTGCTGTGCTGCCGGAAGTGGAAGACGTCGAAGTCAACCTGAAGCCGGAAGACTACCGCATCGACAAGACTTGCGCGAGCGGCCCTGGTGGTCAGCACGTGAATAAGACCGAGTCCGCTGTGCGGCTCACGCACTTCGAAACGGGCGTGGTCGTCTTCATGCAAGAAGAAAAGAGCCAGCACAAAAACCTGGCCAAGGCGATGCGGATTCTGAAGAGCCGCGTGTATGACATCTATCAGCAGCGCGACCGTGCTGCTCGGGCTGCCGAACGCAAGTCGCTCATCGGCAGCGGTGACCGCAGCGAACGGATTCGGACCTACAACTTCCCCGAAAACCGCCTGACCGATCACCGCATCGGCTTGACGCTTTACAAGCTCGATCAAATCATCGCGGGCGAACTGCAACCCGTCACCGACGCGCTGATCGAGCACGATCGCAACGCACTCCGCAGTGCGATGGGTGGCCTCGACTAA
- the rpmE gene encoding 50S ribosomal protein L31: MQDEIHPNYVECAVTCSCGNAFKTRATKKELKIDICSACHPFYTGKLKYIDTAGRIEKFQNKFQAGQYASLTSKPKKKVVPAADE; this comes from the coding sequence ATGCAAGACGAAATTCACCCAAATTATGTCGAGTGCGCGGTTACGTGCAGCTGCGGCAATGCGTTCAAGACGCGGGCGACGAAGAAAGAGCTGAAGATCGATATCTGTTCGGCCTGCCATCCGTTCTATACGGGCAAGCTGAAGTACATCGACACCGCCGGCCGTATCGAGAAGTTCCAGAACAAGTTCCAGGCCGGCCAATACGCCAGCCTCACGAGCAAGCCGAAGAAGAAGGTCGTTCCCGCCGCCGACGAGTAG
- a CDS encoding endonuclease/exonuclease/phosphatase family protein, whose amino-acid sequence MKKNTSLLFVIIALLGGGYFFKEPLQALLKNLPAANGLPTTNTTWTQPPPPRINSTGTIRIASFNIQVFGESKINNPEVMPIIVDILKNFDVIAIQEIRAQRDVCAELVQMLNADGKYRYSYVVGPRLGRTVSKEQYAYIFDMASVEVDPNQLYTVDDPNRYLHRPPLVGWFRTRGPQPQDAFTFSLVNVHTDPDEVDRELEWLDDVFLAVRDDQRHEDDVIMLGDFNAHNTRLGQLGQLPNLVCVVNNTHTNTRGDKQYDNILFSRVSTTEFSGRGGVFDFLRQYNLSLEQALQVSDHLPVWAEFSIYEGGRPGSIAKGNGNPVQY is encoded by the coding sequence ATGAAAAAGAACACCTCGCTGCTGTTCGTCATCATCGCTTTGCTCGGCGGTGGTTACTTTTTCAAGGAACCGCTGCAAGCCCTGCTGAAGAATCTGCCGGCTGCGAATGGGCTGCCGACGACGAACACCACTTGGACCCAACCGCCGCCGCCGCGGATTAACTCGACCGGCACGATTCGGATCGCGTCGTTCAACATTCAGGTCTTCGGCGAAAGCAAAATCAACAACCCCGAGGTTATGCCGATCATCGTCGACATCCTCAAGAACTTCGACGTGATTGCCATTCAAGAGATTCGCGCGCAGCGCGATGTGTGCGCCGAACTGGTGCAAATGTTGAACGCCGACGGCAAGTATCGCTACAGCTATGTCGTCGGCCCGCGACTCGGCCGCACGGTGAGCAAGGAGCAATACGCGTACATCTTCGACATGGCGAGTGTCGAGGTCGATCCGAATCAGCTTTACACCGTCGACGATCCGAATCGCTATCTGCATCGGCCGCCGCTCGTCGGTTGGTTTCGCACTCGCGGACCACAGCCGCAAGATGCGTTCACTTTTTCGCTGGTCAATGTCCACACCGATCCGGACGAAGTCGATCGCGAGCTCGAATGGCTCGACGATGTGTTTCTCGCCGTGCGCGACGACCAGCGCCATGAAGACGACGTGATCATGCTCGGCGACTTCAACGCTCACAACACGCGACTGGGTCAGCTCGGCCAACTGCCGAACCTGGTGTGCGTCGTGAATAACACGCACACCAACACGCGCGGCGACAAGCAGTACGACAACATCCTTTTCAGCCGCGTCTCGACGACCGAGTTCAGCGGCCGCGGCGGCGTGTTTGACTTTTTACGGCAATACAACTTGTCGCTCGAGCAAGCGCTGCAAGTTTCCGATCACCTGCCGGTGTGGGCCGAGTTCAGCATCTACGAAGGTGGCCGGCCGGGGAGCATCGCCAAGGGAAATGGCAATCCGGTTCAGTATTGA
- a CDS encoding GTP-binding protein has translation MTATPSSAIRFIMLGGFLGAGKTTTIGRLARHYQDQGLKVGIVTNDQATDLVDTQSLRAQGFDVGEVPGSCFCCNFNALTKTVGELSADQRPDVILAEPVGSCTDLVATVVRPLQQLFATQFDVAPYGVLLKPSHGGRILRNDPRAGFSPQAAYIFRKQLEEADFIVINRVDQLSPAEISELTDLLERDFPGTPVLRLSAKTGNGFVPFLEMIDQRGRFGSRRMEVDYDVYAAGEAELGWLNSSLKITAAEPFSLDDLLLDLVKTLAQSLARQGSETAHLKTIGLADGVYAVANLVSSFSPPELSLPSRAQVKSAQVIVNARVAMLPADLTQQVHAALEQICQKYHARLEIQQTQSFQPGRPVPTHRLLESTP, from the coding sequence ATGACCGCCACTCCCTCGTCCGCCATCCGTTTCATCATGCTCGGCGGCTTCCTCGGCGCCGGCAAAACGACCACGATCGGCCGACTCGCCCGGCATTATCAAGATCAAGGCTTGAAGGTCGGCATCGTCACGAACGACCAGGCCACCGACTTGGTCGATACCCAAAGCTTGCGAGCCCAAGGCTTCGATGTCGGCGAAGTCCCCGGCTCGTGCTTCTGCTGCAATTTCAATGCGCTGACAAAGACCGTTGGCGAACTGAGCGCTGACCAACGGCCCGATGTGATCCTCGCCGAACCGGTCGGCAGCTGCACCGATCTGGTCGCGACCGTTGTTCGTCCACTGCAACAACTCTTCGCCACGCAGTTCGATGTCGCGCCGTATGGCGTGCTCCTCAAGCCGAGCCACGGCGGACGGATTCTGCGGAATGACCCGCGGGCCGGCTTCTCGCCACAGGCCGCGTACATCTTTCGGAAGCAACTCGAGGAAGCCGATTTCATCGTCATCAACCGCGTCGATCAACTCTCGCCGGCAGAAATCAGCGAACTGACGGATCTGCTCGAACGCGATTTCCCCGGCACGCCCGTCCTGCGACTCTCGGCGAAAACCGGCAACGGCTTTGTCCCGTTTCTAGAAATGATCGACCAGCGTGGGCGCTTCGGCAGTCGCCGCATGGAAGTTGATTACGACGTCTACGCCGCCGGCGAAGCCGAACTCGGTTGGCTCAACAGCAGCTTGAAAATCACCGCCGCCGAGCCCTTCTCGCTCGACGATCTACTGCTCGACCTGGTGAAAACCCTCGCGCAATCGCTCGCCAGGCAAGGAAGCGAAACCGCCCATCTCAAAACCATCGGCTTGGCCGACGGGGTTTATGCGGTGGCCAATCTCGTCAGCAGTTTCTCACCCCCGGAGCTTTCGCTGCCGTCGCGAGCCCAGGTGAAATCGGCCCAAGTCATCGTCAACGCCCGCGTGGCCATGCTCCCCGCCGACCTGACGCAGCAGGTTCACGCCGCTCTTGAGCAAATCTGTCAGAAATACCACGCCCGGCTCGAAATCCAGCAGACCCAATCCTTCCAACCGGGCCGACCGGTCCCGACCCACCGCCTGCTGGAATCCACGCCGTGA
- a CDS encoding tyrosine-type recombinase/integrase has product MPKDRKYDLIRCQNFTWTLFQRGGVWYADGRTNEINPGRHSLGTRIRAEAEQNVAALDTTRAIDLGLAKPAPTHSVKTTLTLLAGRQLYEEYLGRPRISGGVKPSTKKRYKTVFDKFLEFAQTNNVTAWNDVDKRILNRYAAHLESRDYKTKTLRNELTTLGQAIRWLVEEEHLTGYEPPKLKLKKVESERAYCYEPAEVSAMVAHCRERSDLDWMASVITGLACTGLRISELAALRWSDIDLTRGMLTLTDESGRGSAKSNRQLKSGRSRSLPLHTDLSIDLQKLTRRGTLVFYGPRGGKLKPDTVRNILIRDVLTPLVKHFPSTAGKKSFADGRLHSFRHYFASMCANQRTPERVAMEWLGHADSEMVRHYYHLHDAESRQQMAKLVLLGDTSQQPPGDLIGVAPKPKANQPTVEE; this is encoded by the coding sequence ATGCCAAAAGATCGAAAGTACGATCTGATACGTTGTCAGAACTTTACCTGGACGCTTTTTCAGCGAGGAGGCGTGTGGTACGCCGACGGCCGAACGAACGAGATTAATCCTGGTCGCCATTCATTGGGGACACGTATCCGCGCCGAGGCTGAGCAAAACGTTGCCGCCCTCGACACTACTCGTGCAATCGACCTTGGACTCGCAAAACCGGCCCCAACTCACTCGGTTAAGACGACGCTCACTCTCCTTGCCGGTCGACAGCTTTACGAGGAATACCTGGGCCGACCTCGAATCAGCGGTGGTGTAAAACCATCGACGAAGAAGCGCTACAAGACAGTTTTTGACAAGTTCTTGGAGTTTGCGCAAACCAACAACGTAACCGCGTGGAATGACGTCGATAAACGGATTCTCAACCGCTACGCGGCTCATCTGGAGAGCCGCGACTACAAGACAAAGACGCTTCGCAACGAACTAACGACGCTAGGACAGGCGATTCGATGGCTGGTTGAAGAAGAACACCTTACCGGATACGAGCCGCCGAAACTAAAACTGAAAAAAGTCGAGAGTGAGCGAGCTTATTGCTACGAACCCGCCGAGGTCTCTGCAATGGTCGCCCACTGCCGGGAGCGAAGCGACCTCGACTGGATGGCAAGTGTGATTACCGGATTAGCTTGCACCGGCCTGCGGATCTCAGAACTTGCCGCGTTGCGGTGGTCCGATATCGATCTTACACGTGGAATGCTCACGCTAACCGACGAAAGCGGCAGGGGGAGCGCCAAAAGCAATCGCCAACTCAAGAGCGGTCGCAGCCGATCTCTACCCCTACACACCGATTTAAGTATCGACCTGCAGAAATTGACGCGACGCGGAACCCTTGTCTTCTACGGTCCGCGCGGCGGAAAGCTGAAGCCCGACACGGTCCGCAACATCCTAATTCGGGACGTCCTCACACCGCTTGTGAAACATTTCCCGAGCACAGCCGGTAAGAAGTCATTCGCCGATGGTCGGCTCCATAGCTTTCGGCATTACTTTGCCTCAATGTGCGCAAATCAAAGAACGCCCGAGCGCGTTGCAATGGAGTGGCTCGGTCATGCAGACAGTGAGATGGTTCGGCATTATTACCATCTGCACGACGCTGAGTCGCGGCAGCAGATGGCGAAGTTGGTCCTTCTCGGAGACACCAGTCAGCAACCTCCTGGTGATTTAATCGGGGTTGCACCAAAACCAAAAGCCAACCAGCCGACCGTTGAAGAGTAG
- a CDS encoding CRISPR-associated endonuclease Cas3'': protein MDLSPGRKFFAHTLPCRPPEEWESLHVHLREVAELAERFASNLNASEWGRLAGLWHDLGKFNPAFQAYLQYTNSSDDGHKEELKGRIDHSTFGAQFAVRQTPQLGRLLAYCIAGHHAGLPDNVRDDSGLEHRLKKVFDFDFADKDFASQLPAPELKGGGGRQHPGFTIAFFVRMIFSCLVDADFLCTERFMSPERSAFRPDCLPAPAELLMRLNDFLAKKEKTADPTPVNEIRRQVLTACRQKAAFAPGFFSLNVPTGGGKTLSSLAFALTHAAAHNLPRVIYAIPFTSIIEQTADIFRSALADESSDNSSTCAVLEHHSSIPIDDPERQSQQTRLAAENFEASLVVTTNVQLFESLFANRTSRCRKLHRLARSVIILDEAQTLPVNLLHPTLAALDELVRNYGSTVVLCTATQPAITAREDFPIGIEAAGVRPIIDAPQQLHDSLRRVQVQSAGRLDDSTLIAQLLARPKVLCIVNSKKHAAELYRLLSVHDEEAIHLSAQQCAAHRSEIIKQVRARVKDSRTLTCRVISTSVIEAGVDVDFPSVFRAAAGLDSIAQAAGRCNREGNLKNGGERCLGELVVFDYDEKLHRPPAFTAQATGSYRETLPDHRQDLLSPAAIEQFFSLHYWKKGGDQGEGWDRGKDKQRIMDCFGGREGRSLLHYQFRTAAEAYQIIDEAQTPVLVPYGQGKQLIEQLRRLPEPPFGGFDRAAQRYVVNVRERDLRTLLNNSVLLQNHDRYYLANDSCYHPSLGLVFEGVGLDPEILIG, encoded by the coding sequence ATGGACCTGTCGCCAGGCCGGAAGTTCTTTGCTCACACGTTACCTTGTCGGCCACCCGAGGAATGGGAGTCGCTGCACGTTCATTTGCGAGAAGTTGCCGAATTAGCAGAGAGATTTGCGAGCAACTTGAATGCATCCGAATGGGGCCGGCTGGCGGGTCTATGGCACGATCTGGGCAAGTTCAATCCTGCGTTTCAAGCGTACCTTCAATACACAAACAGTTCTGACGATGGCCATAAAGAAGAGCTCAAGGGCCGGATCGACCACTCCACCTTCGGCGCTCAATTCGCAGTGCGGCAAACGCCGCAGCTAGGCCGTCTTCTCGCCTATTGCATCGCAGGTCATCACGCCGGTTTGCCGGACAACGTGCGTGATGACTCTGGGCTCGAGCACCGCTTGAAAAAAGTGTTCGACTTTGACTTCGCTGACAAAGATTTTGCGAGCCAACTGCCGGCTCCCGAACTGAAAGGAGGCGGTGGAAGACAGCACCCAGGTTTCACCATCGCCTTCTTTGTGCGGATGATTTTTTCTTGCCTCGTCGATGCCGATTTTCTCTGCACCGAACGGTTTATGAGTCCCGAACGATCGGCATTTCGTCCTGATTGCCTCCCTGCGCCCGCCGAGTTGTTGATGCGACTCAATGATTTCTTAGCGAAGAAGGAAAAGACGGCAGATCCCACACCTGTCAACGAAATCCGCCGGCAGGTTCTTACTGCTTGTCGCCAAAAAGCTGCGTTCGCCCCGGGGTTCTTTTCGCTCAACGTTCCGACCGGCGGTGGCAAGACTCTGTCGTCGCTGGCATTTGCCCTCACTCACGCTGCAGCTCACAATCTGCCGCGCGTCATCTATGCGATTCCCTTCACGAGCATTATCGAGCAAACGGCTGATATCTTCCGTAGCGCCCTCGCCGATGAGAGTAGCGACAATTCGTCAACCTGTGCAGTGTTGGAACACCATAGCAGCATTCCCATCGACGATCCCGAGCGCCAATCGCAGCAGACACGCCTCGCGGCTGAAAACTTCGAAGCTTCGCTGGTGGTGACAACCAACGTTCAACTATTTGAATCGCTCTTTGCCAATCGCACCTCGCGCTGTCGCAAGCTGCACCGACTTGCTCGAAGCGTGATCATTCTCGACGAAGCCCAAACACTACCCGTTAATCTGCTCCATCCGACGCTTGCTGCGCTCGATGAGTTGGTGCGTAACTACGGCAGCACTGTCGTTCTATGCACAGCCACGCAACCCGCGATTACTGCTCGTGAGGATTTTCCCATTGGCATCGAGGCCGCCGGAGTTCGTCCAATCATCGACGCACCACAGCAACTCCATGACAGCCTTCGCCGCGTCCAGGTTCAATCCGCAGGCCGACTCGATGATTCGACACTAATCGCTCAGCTCCTGGCCCGACCGAAGGTTCTCTGCATCGTCAACTCAAAGAAGCACGCGGCAGAACTCTATCGACTCCTCTCCGTGCATGATGAGGAGGCGATTCACCTCAGCGCTCAACAATGCGCCGCGCATCGCAGTGAAATAATCAAGCAAGTCCGCGCCCGAGTCAAGGATTCACGCACCCTGACCTGCCGCGTAATCAGCACTTCTGTAATCGAAGCCGGCGTCGACGTCGATTTCCCCTCGGTGTTTCGTGCAGCAGCAGGCCTCGATTCGATTGCCCAAGCCGCCGGCCGGTGCAATCGCGAAGGAAATTTAAAGAACGGCGGCGAGCGGTGCCTGGGCGAACTCGTGGTGTTCGACTACGACGAAAAACTCCATCGGCCGCCAGCATTCACCGCGCAGGCCACCGGCAGTTATCGCGAAACTCTGCCCGATCATCGCCAGGATCTGCTTTCGCCAGCAGCGATTGAGCAATTCTTCAGCCTGCACTACTGGAAGAAAGGAGGTGACCAAGGCGAAGGCTGGGATCGCGGCAAAGATAAGCAGCGAATCATGGACTGCTTCGGCGGTCGTGAAGGTCGCAGCCTGCTGCATTATCAATTTCGCACAGCTGCCGAAGCCTACCAAATAATCGATGAGGCCCAGACTCCAGTTCTTGTTCCGTATGGCCAGGGGAAGCAGCTAATCGAGCAACTGCGCCGCCTGCCCGAACCGCCCTTCGGCGGCTTCGATCGCGCCGCGCAGCGATATGTTGTGAACGTTCGCGAACGCGACCTTCGCACGCTGCTGAATAACAGCGTGCTCTTACAAAATCACGATCGCTATTACCTGGCGAATGACAGTTGTTATCACCCATCACTAGGCTTGGTTTTTGAAGGTGTGGGCTTGGATCCGGAAATATTAATCGGCTGA
- the cas5c gene encoding type I-C CRISPR-associated protein Cas5c gives MAKGIRLHVWAEYALFSRPEMKVERVSYDVITPSAARGVIEAIHWKPAIRWRINRIHVLNEIRFTSLRRNEVASKIPRANVAKAMKAGRGALAQFIEEDRQQRAATILRDVAYVIEASFDIVDPQDHPGKHLDQFNRRARAGNCFHRPYLGTREFPCHFALIEPDEELPTSFYTKESSRDLGWMLHDIDFVADEKGGVIASHNDQRFRAEPRFFRATLKHGVIDVPALTPEEVVA, from the coding sequence ATGGCCAAAGGAATTCGTTTACACGTGTGGGCCGAATACGCCCTATTTTCGCGACCTGAAATGAAGGTAGAGAGGGTCTCATACGACGTAATAACACCATCGGCTGCGCGCGGCGTCATCGAGGCAATCCATTGGAAGCCCGCGATCCGTTGGCGAATCAACCGAATCCATGTGTTGAACGAAATTCGCTTCACTTCCTTGCGGAGGAATGAAGTGGCGTCAAAGATACCTCGGGCCAATGTCGCCAAGGCGATGAAGGCGGGACGGGGCGCGCTGGCTCAGTTTATTGAGGAGGATCGTCAGCAGCGGGCCGCGACCATCCTCCGCGATGTGGCTTATGTGATTGAAGCCTCGTTCGACATCGTCGATCCCCAGGACCATCCGGGAAAACATCTCGATCAATTTAACCGTCGGGCCCGTGCCGGGAATTGTTTTCATCGCCCGTATCTCGGCACGCGCGAATTTCCCTGCCATTTCGCGCTGATCGAACCCGACGAGGAGCTTCCGACCAGCTTTTATACAAAAGAGTCCTCCCGCGACCTGGGCTGGATGCTGCACGACATCGATTTTGTCGCTGACGAAAAGGGCGGAGTCATCGCCTCGCACAACGACCAGCGATTCCGAGCCGAGCCGCGATTCTTTCGCGCCACGCTCAAGCACGGCGTGATCGACGTCCCCGCTCTCACTCCCGAGGAGGTCGTCGCATGA
- the cas8c gene encoding type I-C CRISPR-associated protein Cas8c/Csd1, translated as MSTTTASGGGPLAALIRYYDRLREDSKSGIAEYGFSQEKVHFAIVLETDGSFVALEDVRETNEKGKPIFRPLIVPDGGGRSGTSVQPNFCWDNTGYALGRDNKGKPARSKELFEAFRDLHLSFRDELEGDKGFAAVCSFLEAWKPAQAEKLPNWEDAAGMNVVFKLRGKPGYVHQSAVVRKAWLKRATTSKADAVEEKDNEPPQRGFSLISGQVDELARLHPLIGGVAGANTMGAAIVSFNLDAFESYGKSQSYNAPVSVQEAFRYTTALNRLLSDDSHRERIGDATVVFWTDSPAAEETCLWFKSLLAGAPQATEDAQTVDQLRNFLQATRDGRLSDVSDPQAPFYILGLSPNASRLNVRFWLVATVQQFVDRLLRHDRELEIVGREGEPPLSIRRILWETAREPKDIPPQLAGEVARSIFGGWPYPQFLFNAIVRRIRADSELNPRRAAVIKAFLIRNSQLEVPVSLDPQHTDQAYQLGRLFAALEKTQEDSTDGKLNATIKDRYFSAAGATPASVFPLLLKLHRHHLAKLDPPGRRINREKLMTEIMSNIRHFPAFMSLEKQGLFYIAYYHQRQEFFTKKETTSQETNNE; from the coding sequence ATGAGCACTACCACTGCCTCCGGCGGCGGTCCGCTCGCCGCGCTCATTCGTTACTACGACAGGCTCCGCGAAGATTCGAAAAGCGGAATCGCCGAGTACGGCTTCAGCCAGGAGAAGGTCCACTTTGCCATTGTGCTGGAGACCGATGGAAGTTTTGTTGCCCTCGAGGACGTTCGCGAAACGAACGAAAAGGGAAAGCCGATTTTTCGCCCATTGATCGTTCCGGACGGTGGGGGACGGTCGGGAACTTCCGTTCAACCTAATTTCTGCTGGGATAACACCGGCTACGCGCTTGGCCGGGATAACAAAGGCAAGCCTGCTCGTTCCAAAGAGCTATTCGAAGCCTTTCGCGATTTGCATCTCTCTTTTCGCGATGAGTTGGAGGGAGACAAAGGCTTCGCCGCAGTGTGCAGTTTCCTGGAAGCTTGGAAACCAGCGCAGGCCGAGAAGCTTCCCAATTGGGAGGACGCGGCGGGAATGAACGTCGTGTTCAAGCTCCGCGGCAAGCCCGGTTATGTCCACCAAAGCGCTGTCGTGCGCAAGGCCTGGCTAAAGCGAGCCACGACGAGTAAAGCTGACGCCGTCGAGGAAAAGGACAATGAGCCACCGCAGCGCGGTTTTTCGCTGATCTCAGGTCAGGTTGACGAGCTCGCGCGGCTTCACCCGCTGATTGGCGGTGTCGCCGGCGCGAACACGATGGGTGCTGCCATCGTGTCGTTCAATCTCGACGCCTTCGAAAGCTATGGCAAATCGCAAAGCTACAACGCGCCTGTCAGCGTGCAGGAAGCCTTTCGCTATACCACCGCGCTTAACCGGCTCCTCAGCGATGATTCTCACCGCGAGCGCATCGGCGATGCGACTGTCGTTTTCTGGACCGATTCACCGGCTGCGGAGGAGACCTGCTTATGGTTCAAGAGCCTACTCGCCGGTGCTCCGCAAGCGACCGAGGATGCGCAAACCGTCGACCAACTCCGTAACTTCCTGCAGGCGACCCGTGATGGTCGACTGAGTGACGTCAGCGATCCTCAGGCGCCGTTCTACATCCTCGGCCTCTCGCCCAACGCCAGCCGGCTCAACGTACGGTTCTGGCTAGTCGCAACGGTTCAGCAGTTCGTCGATCGGCTCCTGCGTCATGATCGAGAGCTCGAAATTGTCGGACGCGAAGGTGAGCCGCCTCTCAGCATTCGCAGAATCCTGTGGGAAACCGCCCGCGAACCTAAGGACATTCCACCGCAATTAGCCGGTGAAGTTGCCCGTAGCATTTTCGGCGGCTGGCCTTACCCACAGTTTTTGTTCAATGCCATCGTCCGCCGCATCCGTGCCGACAGCGAGCTCAATCCGCGGCGAGCGGCTGTGATCAAAGCCTTCCTTATTCGCAATTCCCAACTGGAGGTTCCCGTGTCCCTCGATCCTCAACATACCGACCAAGCCTATCAATTGGGCCGGCTATTTGCGGCGCTCGAAAAGACGCAAGAAGACAGTACTGACGGCAAGCTCAATGCCACGATCAAAGACCGCTACTTCTCCGCTGCGGGAGCGACGCCGGCCAGTGTTTTTCCGCTCCTGCTAAAGCTTCATCGTCATCACTTGGCAAAACTTGATCCGCCAGGCCGCCGAATCAACCGCGAAAAGCTGATGACCGAAATCATGAGTAACATTCGCCACTTTCCTGCCTTTATGTCGTTGGAAAAACAGGGGCTGTTCTACATCGCCTACTACCACCAACGACAAGAATTTTTCACGAAGAAAGAAACCACCTCTCAGGAGACCAACAATGAGTAA